In Mixophyes fleayi isolate aMixFle1 chromosome 4, aMixFle1.hap1, whole genome shotgun sequence, the following proteins share a genomic window:
- the MRI1 gene encoding methylthioribose-1-phosphate isomerase, with amino-acid sequence MSLESVRYSRGSLQVLNQLLLPQRSQYDPVTGVREGAEAIRTMKVRGAPAIAIVGSLSLAVELTSSPPQQLPDLLTFVRESMDHLISARPTAVNMKRAGDELNSFLTQRAEQPGVTIQGLTESVIQWAESLLEKDVKDNRMIGDLGAQHILQTTGITGGVGIMTHCNTGSLATAGYGTALGVVRSLHALGRLSHVFCTETRPYNQGSRLTAYELVYEKIPATLITDSMAAVTMRERQVNAVVVGADRVVANGDTANKVGTYQLAVIAKYHGIPFYVAAPSTSCDLSLPTGTSIVIEERPSHELTDINGVRVAAPGIQVWNPAFDVTPNELITGIITEHGVFKPEELKDGLSRNP; translated from the exons ATGTCTCTGGAGTCCGTACGGTACAGCCGCGGGTCGCTGCAGGTTCTGAACCAGCTGCTGCTGCCGCAGAGGAGTCAGTATGATCCGGTGACCGGGGTGCGGGAGGGGGCCGAGGCCATCCGGACCATGAAG GTCCGTGGAGCTCCAGCAATCGCCATTGTGGGGTCCCTGAGCTTGGCAGTGGAGCTGACCTCCAGTCCCCCACAGCAGTTGCCTGACCTACTTACTTTTGTCCGCGAATCAATGGATCACTTGATCAGTGCCCGGCCCACTGCAGTCAACATGAAGCGAGCAGGAGATGAACTTAATTCATTCCTGACACAGAGAGCAGAACAGCCAGGGGTCACCATCCAAGGTCTGACCGAGAG TGTCATCCAGTGGGCAGAATCTCTTCTGGAGAAGGACGTCAAAGACAATCGCATGATCGGAGACCTAGGAGCGCAACACATCCTTCAGACTACAGGCATCACGGGTGGGGTCGGTATAATGACGCACTGCAACACGGGGTCACTGGCCACCGCTGGCTATGGCACTGCACTGG GTGTGGTGCGCTCCCTACACGCCCTTGGCCGTCTGTCCCACGTCTTCTGCACAGAGACCCGACCCTATAACCAGGGCTCCAGGCTTACTGCGTATGAGTTGGTATATGAGAAGATTCCAGCCACTCTGATCACAGACAGCATGGCGGCAGTCACCATGAGAGAGCGTCAGGTCAACG CTGTTGTGGTGGGAGCCGACCGGGTGGTGGCTAATGGTGATACCGCTAATAAGGTTGGAACATACCAGTTGGCCGTCATTGCCAAGTATCATGGAATCCCGTTTTACGTGGCTGCGCCAAGCACCTCGTGTGACCTCAGCTTGCCTACTGGAACCAGCATTGTGATCGAGGAGAGGCCCAGCCACGAGCTGACCGATATAAATGGTGTCCGCGTGGCAGCTCCAG GTATTCAGGTCTGGAACCCCGCTTTTGATGTCACTCCCAATGAACTGATCACTGGAATAATCACAGAGCATGGAGTCTTCAAACCGGAAGAGCTGAAAGATGGACTGAGCCGTAATCCTTAA